The proteins below are encoded in one region of Carassius auratus strain Wakin linkage group LG44F, ASM336829v1, whole genome shotgun sequence:
- the LOC113068210 gene encoding uncharacterized protein LOC113068210: MKDTNLEDSDELFDSTPESSDDYVPDTTSESDSDVSLTLNQAKRRLLDELDIDQSGSVSCPDCDTTTSDKMHNVASEASGTGEEPSSSQNTTDGIVVSAYQKRDGARVYNKRHYCLYCSKPYAKMARHLESSHENKSDVARALSFPKGSKERKNQLDYIRNRGNYAHNAAVMESGKGELVPFKRPRKEVQGEDFMHCAYCQGLFTRKVLWRHMRTCRLQPQSDPPKPGKNRVQSMCTYTGPVPSNMTKQLWGVISAMNPDPITDIIKNDRVITDIGQHLLNKGGLSDKNKQCVREKMRELGRLIHNARKVTSLKTLEDCVNPKKYMETVKAVKYTCGYDSETDKFLIPSLANKLGNSLVKVCKLLKAQGLISNDKQLVKNASEFQEVHANKWNEMISATALRNIREAKWNVPTLMPFTEDVQKLHTFLSQVQDEWFNLLSESPSTKAWMELAKVCLAQMILFNRWREGEVWRRNSADTSQGLSPGESVVGQFQSF, encoded by the exons atgaaagATACAAATCTTGAAGATTCTGATGAGCTCTTTGATTCTACACCAGAGAGTTCCGATGATTATGTTCCAGATACCACTTCTGAAAGTGACAGTGATGTTAGCCTTACACTAAACCAGGCAAAACGTCGGCTTCTTGATGAACTGGATATTGATCAGTCTGGCTCAGTGAGTTGCCCTGATTGTGACACCACAACGTCAGACAAAATGCACAATGTTGCGTCTGAAGCATCTGGAACAGGAGAAGAACCCAGTTCAAGTCAGAACACAACAGACGGAATAGTTGTTAGTGCATACCAAAAAAGAGATGGTGCTAGAGTGTACAACAAGAGACATTACTGCTTGTACTGCAGTAAACCCTATGCTAAGATGGCAAGGCATCTAGAAAGTTCACATGAAAATAAGTCTGATGTGGCTAGAGCTCTAAGCTTTCCAAAGGGTTCAAAGGAGAGGAAAAACCAGCTTGATTATATTCGCAACAGAGGAAACTATGCTCACAATGCAGCTGTTATGGAGTCAGGAAAGGGGGAACTAGTGCCATTTAAACGACCACGTAAAGAAGTGCAGGGAGAAGATTTCATGCATTGTGCATACTGTCAAGGACTTTTTACAAGAAAGGTCCTGTGGAGACACATGCGTACTTGTAGACTTCAACCACAATCAGACCCTCCCAAACCAGGAAAAAACCGTGTTCAGTCCATGTGTACCTACACAGGGCCTGTGCCTTCAAACATGACCAAACAACTGTGGGGAGTAATCAGTGCCATGAATCCTGACCCAATcacagatataataaaaaatgacagagtAATTACTGATATTGGGCAGCACTTGTTGAACAAAGGTGGGCTATCAGATAAGAATAAACAATGTGTGCGGGAGAAGATGCGAGAACTGGGAAGATTGATTCACAATGCCAGGAAAGTCACCTCCTTAAAAACACTGGAAGATTGTGTAAATCCAAAGAAGTACATGGAGACCGTCAAAGCTGTTAAGTATACATGTGGGTATGACAGTGAAACCGACAAATTCTTGATTCCATCTCTTGCTAACAAGCTTGGGAATTCCCTGGTTAAAGTATGCAAACTCTTGAAAGCTCAGGGCTTAATCTCCAATGACAAACAGCTTGTGAAGAATGCCAGTGAGTTTCAAGAAGTCCATGCGAATAAGTGGAACGAGATGATTTCTGCTACAGCATTGAGGAATATCAGGGAAGCAAAGTGGAATGTGCCCACGCTCATGCCCTTTACTGAAGACGTACAAAAACTGCATACTTTTCTCAGTCAAGTGCAAGATGAGTGGTTCAACCTGCTCTCTGAAAGTCCATCTACTAAAGCCTGGATGGAGCTGGCCAAGGTGTGTCTAGCTCAGATGATTCTCTTTAATCGGTGGAGAGAAGGAGAGGTG TGGAGAAGAAACTCTGCAGACACTTCACAAGGGTTATCACCAGGGGAAAGCGTGGTCGGCCAGTTCCAGTCCTTCTGA
- the LOC113068415 gene encoding uncharacterized protein LOC113068415, which produces MSSFKVILLVSISTQCLMCAATVNVTVQLEQNITLPCYINSSSEMAWYRLSSEKIALLISAARGNLQKKDLITYHNEDQSHFGLEADRGLDSISLVIIGVRESDLGLYYCALGISAKTMHFGTAIRLTFADAEANRSSVSVGCRTHLLCAYVVCGFCTILCVCVLCFKQGSSRVNCISCVKENSNVRAAQVQYSSLRFLRQPRTTAPAPAPVNVTYATIANHTS; this is translated from the exons ATGAGCAGTTTCAAAGTAATCCTTTTAGTCA GCATCAGCACACAATGTTTGATGTGTGCAGCCACTGTGAATGTGACTGTCCAGCTGGAGCAGAATATTACTCTGCCCTGTTACATTAACTCCAGCTCTGAGATGGCATGGTATCGACTGAGCTCTGAGAAGATTGCTTTACTCATATCTGCAGCAAGAGGAAACCTTCAAAAAAAGGATTTGATTACTTACCATAATGAGGATCAAAGTCACTTTGGGCTGGAAGCAGACAGGGGGCTTGACTCCATCAGCCTAGTCATCATTGGGGTCAGAGAGTCAGATCTGGGGCTGTACTACTGCGCTCTTGGCATCAGTGCGAAGACAATGCATTTTGGGACTGCTATCAGACTCACATTTGCAG ACGCTGAAGCGAACCGCTCATCAGTTAGCGTGGGCTGCAGGACACATCTGCTCTGTGCCTATGTTGTATGTGGTTTCTGCACTATtctctgcgtgtgtgtgcttTGTTTCAAGCAAG GTTCTTCCAGGGTCAACTGCATCAGCTGTGTGAAAGAAAACTCAAATGTCAGG GCAGCACAAGTACAGTACTCCAGTCTGCGTTTCCTCAGACAACCCAGAACCAcggctcctgctcctgctccagtcAACGTGACCTACGCAACTATAGCCAACCACACATcctga
- the LOC113068414 gene encoding uncharacterized protein LOC113068414, whose protein sequence is MLCSLELLVKQREACGVLKDNAYMFARPEAMTHFRGSDCLRGFAKACGAKCPKALTSTRLRKHAATLSTVLNMTDTEMDQLANFLGHDIRIHREFYRLPEKTLQLAKISKVLMALEQGRLAEFHGKNLDEIGIDPDEKVVDCDEEEQVNDCDEEDRSIQEGHCSSTVDASAEVALPATERNMSHKRGKPSSEVPMSSGASAMRPTCKGKSSQKKAPWQQAEVQAVERHLKSFIISGTVPAKSDCEKCLKAEPQALRNRDWKTVKFYVYNRITAFKKKLQCR, encoded by the exons ATGCTGTGTTCCTTAGAACTCCTTGTTAAGCAGAGAGAGGCGTGTGGGGTTTTAAAAGACAATGCCTATATGTTTGCTAGACCAGAAGCCATGACACATTTCCGAGGGTCAGACTGCCTCCGTGGCTTTGCAAAGGCTTGTGGTGCAAAGTGTCCCAAGGCACTGACATCTACCAGGCTGCGTAAGCATGCCGCGACCCTTTCAACAGTGCTGAACATGACCGACACCGAGATGGACCAGCTGGCAAACTTTCTCGGGCACGACATCAGAATCCATCGTGAGTTCTATCGACTCCCTGAGAAGACCCTGCAACTAGCCAAGATCAGCAAAGTTTTAATGGCTCTTGAGCAAGGAAGATTAGCTGAGTTCCATGGCAAGAACTTGGATGAAATTGGGATAGATCCTGATG AAAAAGTAGTTGACTGTGATGAGGAAGAACAAGTTAATGACTGTGATGAGGAAGACAGGAGCATACAAGAGGGACACTGTTCATCTACTGTTGACG CTTCAGCCGAGGTGGCACTTCCTGCTACCGAGAGGAATATGTCACACAAGAGAGGCAAACCATCATCAGAAGTGCCGATGTCTTCAGGAGCCAGTGCTATGAGACCAACTTGCAAAG GTAAAAGTAGCCAGAAGAAAGCTCCCTGGCAGCAGGCAGAGGTGCAGGCGGTGGAAAGGCACCTGAAGTCATTCATCATATCTGGCACTGTACCAGCAAAGAGTGACTGTGAGAAATGCTTGAAAGCTGAACCACAAGCTCTGAGGAACCGCGATTGGAAGACagtaaaattttatgtttataatcgCATTACAGCTTTCAAAAAGAAATTGCAGTGCAGATAA